In Thermoanaerobaculia bacterium, the genomic stretch GAAGGAACTCTCTTCCTGGATGGAGTCGAGCCTGGCGTTAGCGTCCTCCAGCTCACGATTGAAACGCGTGAGTTCACCATATCGAAGTTCTGCAGCCCGCTCCAGAGCGCCCTCCCGTTCAGCAATTTGCGCCTGGTTTCGCGTATCTTCGATCTTCTGCTTGAGATCCTGGATCTTCTGAATCATCTCCTTTTCCCGCTGCCACGATGCGGTCTGGGTCAGAAGATCTTCCTTCAAATCAGCGATTTTCCTTTCAATCTCCTCTCTTCGATGGGTGGCCTCCTTCCCCGTCTCCTTCTTCAATGCCTCTCGCTCGACCTCCAGCTGAATGACCTTTCTCTGAATTTCATCGATGGATTCGGGAAGGGAGTCGATCTGCATTCGCAGCCGGGCCGCGGCTTCATCGACGAGGTCGATGGCCTTATCCGGAAGAAACCGCTCAGGAATGTAACGCTGTGAGAGCGTTGCCGCCGCAATGATGGCCGAATCGGTAATCTTCACACCATGGTGGATTTCATACCTCTCCTTTAATCCCCGCAGAATCGATATCGTATCCTCCACGGAGGGCTCATCAATATAGACCGGTTGAAATCTCCTTTCCAGAGCCGCATCCCTTTCAATATGTTTCTGGTATTCGTTCAGCGTCGTTGCCCCGATCGCCCGTAATTCTCCGCGCGCCAGAGCCGGCTTTAACATATTGGACGCATCCATGGACCCCTCCGCACTCCCCGCTCCGACCAGGGTGTGGAGCTCATCGATGAAGAGCAGGACGCGACCCTCTGAGGACTGGATCTCCCGGATAACCGCCTTCAACCGCTCCTCAAACTCTCCCCGGTATTTGGATCCGGCCACCATGGCTCCCAGGTCCAGAGCCAGAAGGATACGGTTCTTCAGGTTCTCGGGAACGTCTCCGCGGGCAATCCGCTGCGCCAGCCCTTCGGCGACCGCCGTCTTTCCGACGCCGGGCTCACCGATCAGAACGGGATTGTTTTTCGTTCTTCGGCACAGAACCTGGATTACCCGCCGGATTTCGTCATCCCGCCCGATGACAGGGTCCAGTTTGGACCGGCGGGCCAGCTCGGTCAGATCCTGGGTATATTTCTTCAGGACATCAAAGGTGGCCTCGGGGTCCTGACTGGTGATTCGCTGATTTCCCCGTATGGTTTTCAAGGCTGCCAGGAGACCGGCTTCGGTTACACCGGACCGCGTAAGGGCCATGTGGACTCTGCACCGGGCAGACCTCGTCATGGCCAGAAGAACGTGCTCTCCGGAAAGATATTCGTCTTTTAATTCCGTGGCTACCTTTTTGGCGGCCTGTAAGACCGTTGTCAGTTCCTGGCCCATGTAGAGCTGTCCACCCTGAACCGATGGATGGTCATCCAGAAGACGATTCAGATCCCGAAGCAGCAAACCTCGATCCGCTCCCAGTCGGTCCAGAAGGGAAGGGACCACTCCTTCCTTCTGCAGAATCATCGCAATCAGGAGATGATCACTTCCGAGTTCCTGATGATTTCGCTCAGCGGCGACCTGCCGGGCACTTTCCATGGCTTCCTGCATTCGTACCGTAAATGTATCCCATTGCATGGGCTTCCTCCTAAAGGTTTCGTACACTACTATAATGGAATCTATGTTAACTCTTGTCAAGTTTATGAATTTTATATAATACACATATTTTATATTATACATATAAGATCACAACGGGCTCCGGGAAATCCACGGTCAATCTCTCTCACTGACAGCGATGCTCCTTCGTCCCGAATGGATCCATCTGTCCCCATTGACAAAATGAAATTTCTGCATAATGTAATGCTATGCCGATAATAACCTGTTTTTTCAGGGAGTAGAGATCGGCACTACTCCGGATATTGTCCATTCGAATCCAACTCAGTTTTTCATGCGTCGAAACGGTCCCACGCCCATGGCGGGTTACCCGTTCGAGCAAGGAGGAATATATGAAACGTGTAGGTATCGTACTGGCGGTCATCGTTCTTCTTGGACTTACATCCTGCGCCAAGGTCCCACAGGAGACCATTGACGGTGCCCGGGCCGCCCTCGATTCCGCCCGCAAAGCAGAAGCTTCCCTGTATGCCCCGGATGCTCTTAAGGCCGCGGAAGCCAAGGTTGCCGAACTGGACACCGAACTGGACACCCAGAAGGCAAAGTGGTTTAAAAGCTACGCCAGAGTGAGCGAACTTGCGGCTGAAGTCACAGCGACAGCACAGAAAGCGGAAGACGAGGCACTGGCGGGGAAGGTTCGCGCCAAGACCGAAGCGGAAGCAGCACTGGCCGGTGCCGACACCGCCCTCACGGAAACCCGGAACGCCCTCGCTTCGGCTCCCAGAGGAAAGGGTACGAGCGCAGACCTGGCCGCCCTGTCCGGAGACCTGGATGCCGCCTCAGCCACCCTGGATGAGGCTCGGAGCGCCATGGAAACAGAAAAGTACCTGGATGCCAAGGCAAAGGTGGACAGTGCCATGGAAACAATCTCCCGCGTCACCACAGACATCGAGAATGCCAGGGCTATGATGGCCGCGGCAAGAAAGAAGTAAGTTTGAACGAAGCTCATGTCGATATGGGGGTGGGAATCCCACCCCCATATTCTATTTTTCTCCAGACAAAACGATGAAATTCCCTTGGTTTCACGTCGTGTTCCTTCTTTTTGCAGGAACCTTTCTCTTCCTGGGACTTCATCTGGTGACCCTGCGATGGGAGCGATGCGTCAATCGTCCCACACCGGAACAGGTATACCAGGTCCGATTCCTGTTGAACCAGTCCAGGGAATGGGGCAGTTCGGAATCTCTCCTTCATCAGGATGAGCTGAGGAATCGAGAATTTCATAAGCTCGAATCCGATTTCGCGACTTATCTCACTTGCTCTCCCCTCTCCCGGGATGACAGAGAGATTCTGATGCAATGGCACACCCTGATGAAGGAAACCCTTACCCTTTTGAAAACAGCCCGCAACCTCCATCGAAATCGCGTAGAAGCGCTTCTTCTTCAAGCCGGCGGGATCGAAGCCATGGTGAAAACCACCCGAAAGATCCAGGATCACGGAACGGTGAGCCCGGAGTTCCGCAGGCATTTGGCCCGGGCAAAAATACTGCTTCATCAGGCAGAATCCTGGCTTCGTCAGAAGGAACCCGGGAAGGCCGAACCCCTTCTCGTCGAATCCAGAAACGAAATTCTGCAGGCCAATGAAACCGGTCGAGCCGTCCTCTCCCGGTTTCTCGATCCGGAATATCTTTCCTGGTGTAAGAACCTGGTTCAGGCCGCTTATGCAGCCAGCCTGAATCATCACCTGGCGATTTTAATCCTCAAAGACGATCGCCGGATGGATCTTTTGTCGAACGGTCGGATTCTGAAATCCTTTTCCATTGAACTGGGACCCCAGGCCCTCAAACGGAAACTTCGATCCGGAGACCTGGCCACACCCGAGGGCAGCTATCATATCACTCAGAAAAAGGGTCATGGAAAAACGGTTTATACGCTTGCTCTTCTTCTTGATTATCCAAATTCCCAGGACCGCGAACGATTCAAAGAAGCCAAAGCACGGGGGGAAATCCCGCACAATGCACGAATCGGGGGCCTGATTGAAATTCACGGGAGTGGAGGACGCGGGTACGATTGGACCGAAGGTTGTGCGGCTCTTTCCGACGAGGACATGAAATGGCTCTTCCATCGCGTTCAGGTGGGAACACCGGTCTTTATCGTGGGCACGGACGGGGTTCAAAATTCAATTTCTAAAACCCTGCAGAGTCTGGGACCATGAAATATTCCCTGTTTTTTTCAAAACTGCTTGAGCGAATATACAGCATCCTTCAGAGATTCCTGACAATCGCGACATCCCGGCGCGCCATTCAGGGTCTCATGATCACAGCTGCTGCCGCATGGCTCCTTCTTCTAACTGTTTGGCTGGGTTCCTATCGAACCCTGGAGCCTCAGGATATTCAGGAAAAATTCTTCCAGTTTCCGCAATCCGTCGATCCCGACCCGAAGACAGAAAAAAAGATGGAACGAAAAGCCCTGCGGGTTC encodes the following:
- the clpB gene encoding ATP-dependent chaperone ClpB; the encoded protein is MQWDTFTVRMQEAMESARQVAAERNHQELGSDHLLIAMILQKEGVVPSLLDRLGADRGLLLRDLNRLLDDHPSVQGGQLYMGQELTTVLQAAKKVATELKDEYLSGEHVLLAMTRSARCRVHMALTRSGVTEAGLLAALKTIRGNQRITSQDPEATFDVLKKYTQDLTELARRSKLDPVIGRDDEIRRVIQVLCRRTKNNPVLIGEPGVGKTAVAEGLAQRIARGDVPENLKNRILLALDLGAMVAGSKYRGEFEERLKAVIREIQSSEGRVLLFIDELHTLVGAGSAEGSMDASNMLKPALARGELRAIGATTLNEYQKHIERDAALERRFQPVYIDEPSVEDTISILRGLKERYEIHHGVKITDSAIIAAATLSQRYIPERFLPDKAIDLVDEAAARLRMQIDSLPESIDEIQRKVIQLEVEREALKKETGKEATHRREEIERKIADLKEDLLTQTASWQREKEMIQKIQDLKQKIEDTRNQAQIAEREGALERAAELRYGELTRFNRELEDANARLDSIQEESSFLSDSVDGEDIADVVSRWTGIPLQKMLEQESRKLLDMEATLHRRVVGQDEAVRAVSDAVRRARAGLNDPNRPVGSFLFLGPTGVGKTELARALAEFLFNDEAAMVRLDMSEYMEKHSVARLIGAPPGYVGYDEGGILTEAVRRRPYAVILFDEIEKAHPEVFDVLLQIMDDGRLTDGKGRTVHFKNALVILTSNIGSQFILDHSGQREAIERHIRDTLYRTFKPEFLNRLDDVIIFGALEREDIRKIVDLQLERIQRLIEERRIHIEITESARDYLADRGFDPHFGARPLKRLIQRELMDILARSIIDGSIREGENLRIDRSENGEGLTVNPGEPRPQEV
- a CDS encoding L,D-transpeptidase, with the translated sequence MKFPWFHVVFLLFAGTFLFLGLHLVTLRWERCVNRPTPEQVYQVRFLLNQSREWGSSESLLHQDELRNREFHKLESDFATYLTCSPLSRDDREILMQWHTLMKETLTLLKTARNLHRNRVEALLLQAGGIEAMVKTTRKIQDHGTVSPEFRRHLARAKILLHQAESWLRQKEPGKAEPLLVESRNEILQANETGRAVLSRFLDPEYLSWCKNLVQAAYAASLNHHLAILILKDDRRMDLLSNGRILKSFSIELGPQALKRKLRSGDLATPEGSYHITQKKGHGKTVYTLALLLDYPNSQDRERFKEAKARGEIPHNARIGGLIEIHGSGGRGYDWTEGCAALSDEDMKWLFHRVQVGTPVFIVGTDGVQNSISKTLQSLGP